A region of Dermochelys coriacea isolate rDerCor1 chromosome 1, rDerCor1.pri.v4, whole genome shotgun sequence DNA encodes the following proteins:
- the RBM11 gene encoding splicing regulator RBM11 isoform X2: MAGPLTSVTICKDKEGKPKSFGFVCFKHTESVPYAIALLNGIRLYGRPIKVQYRFGSSHSPELNSPSQGFENWVDIYSPTYRNQEPYGSPPFPITPFPMNNGLSQEYSVFQKMMSHFLTQQYAVYSPMEQQLPYYQMTPPPSSVLPMPPYMNPVEDFKAGQSSFEWVPPQLSDCESYLANENACKRKREQQTSDSESSMENDRKKQREHGQKYRKCKVKKKRH, translated from the exons atg GCTGGACCATTAACCAGTGTGACCATATGTAAAGACAAAGAAGGAAAACCCAAGTCTTTTGGATTTGTCTGCTTTAAGCACACAGAATCAGTGCCTTATGCTATAGCTTTGCTGAATGGAATCCGTTTATATGGAAGACCAATTAAAGTACAGTATCGATTTG gGAGTTCCCACTCACCAGAGTTAAACAGCCCTAGTCAAGGTTTTGAGAACTGGGTTGACATATATTCACCAACATATAG GAATCAAGAGCCTTATGGAAGTCCTCCATTTCCCATTACTCCTTTTCCAATGAACAATGGTTTATCTCAGGAATATTCAGTCTTTCAAAAGATG atgaGCCATTTTTTAACACAGCAGTATGCTGTTTACAGTCCAATGGAACAGCAGCTTCCTTACTATCAGATGACTCCACCACCATCTTCAGTTTTGCCCATGCCACCCTATATGAATCCTGTTGAGGATTTTAAAGCTGGGCAAAGCTCTTTTGAGTGGGTTCCTCCACAGCTGAGTGACTGTGAATCATACCTGGCTAATGAAAATGCttgtaaaagaaaaagagagcagCAAACTAGTGATAGTGAAAGTAGTATggaaaatgacagaaaaaaacaaagagaacATGGCCAAAAATACCGGAAGTGTAAAGTCAAGAAAAAAAGGCACTAA